A stretch of Aeromicrobium tamlense DNA encodes these proteins:
- the fdhD gene encoding formate dehydrogenase accessory sulfurtransferase FdhD — translation MTKPAVRRRVTVVEAGRSRVREDRLTGEEPLEIRVDGRALAVTMRTPGHDVELALGYLVSEGVITRREQIRTARYCAGATDEGVNTYNVLDVQVDASAHLDHLALERHGYTSSSCGVCGKTSIDAVTTKSAFEVGPDPLTVPAELLTALPDRMRDVQSVFDQTGGLHAAGLFDGRTGEPLVVREDVGRHNAVDKVVGWALEHEKLPLAGCVLLVSGRAGFELVQKASMAGAPLLAAISAPSSLAVELGEEAGLTVVGFLRGSSMVVYSRPDRVEA, via the coding sequence ATGACCAAGCCCGCCGTCCGCCGTCGCGTCACCGTGGTCGAGGCCGGCCGCTCGCGCGTCCGCGAGGACCGGCTGACCGGCGAGGAGCCACTCGAGATCCGGGTGGACGGCCGCGCGCTCGCGGTCACCATGCGCACGCCGGGCCACGACGTCGAGCTGGCGCTGGGCTACCTCGTCTCCGAGGGCGTCATCACGCGGCGCGAGCAGATCCGCACCGCGCGCTACTGCGCCGGCGCCACGGACGAGGGCGTCAACACGTACAACGTCCTGGACGTCCAGGTCGACGCCAGCGCCCACCTCGACCACCTCGCCCTCGAGCGCCACGGCTACACGTCCTCCTCGTGCGGCGTCTGCGGCAAGACCAGCATCGACGCCGTCACCACGAAGTCCGCCTTCGAGGTCGGGCCCGACCCGCTGACGGTCCCGGCCGAGCTGCTGACGGCCCTGCCCGACCGCATGCGCGACGTCCAGTCGGTGTTCGACCAGACCGGGGGACTGCACGCCGCGGGACTCTTCGACGGCCGCACCGGGGAGCCGCTCGTGGTCCGCGAGGACGTCGGGCGCCACAACGCCGTCGACAAGGTCGTCGGCTGGGCGCTCGAGCACGAGAAGCTGCCACTGGCCGGCTGCGTCCTGCTGGTCTCGGGGCGCGCGGGCTTCGAGCTCGTGCAGAAGGCGTCGATGGCGGGCGCCCCGCTGCTCGCGGCGATCTCGGCTCCCTCGTCCTTGGCGGTCGAGCTCGGCGAGGAGGCCGGCCTGACCGTGGTCGGCTTCCTGCGCGGGTCGTCGATGGTCGTCTACTCACGTCCCGATCGGGTGGAGGCCTGA
- a CDS encoding TetR/AcrR family transcriptional regulator produces the protein MPEDALSLLPERLELPRGRAALPESEVAASQRGRILQAVSDEVAHAGFAGATVTGITRRARVSRTTFYRCFSDKEEAFAAAHETISEQLVQFIRDQGVTLDDAAWEQRIELGVRGLAACLEARPTFARSFVVEIHAAGERLRRQRDVVVERHARSLARVAELAAASGADVRVPTELEVVGAIGAAEELVAREIRRTPPRRRLRLSAIVPPVVSIQTSLLRPV, from the coding sequence GTGCCCGAAGACGCCCTGAGCCTGCTGCCGGAGCGGCTCGAACTCCCGCGGGGGCGCGCGGCCCTCCCCGAGTCCGAGGTCGCCGCCTCGCAGCGCGGCCGCATCCTGCAGGCCGTGTCCGACGAGGTGGCGCACGCGGGGTTCGCCGGCGCCACCGTCACGGGCATCACCCGACGGGCGCGCGTCTCGCGCACGACCTTCTACCGGTGCTTCTCCGACAAGGAGGAGGCCTTCGCCGCGGCCCACGAGACCATCAGCGAGCAGCTGGTCCAGTTCATCCGCGACCAGGGCGTGACCCTCGACGACGCGGCCTGGGAGCAGCGGATCGAGCTCGGCGTGCGGGGCCTCGCGGCCTGCCTCGAGGCGCGACCGACGTTCGCGCGCAGCTTCGTCGTGGAGATCCACGCCGCGGGGGAGCGTTTGCGCCGCCAGCGCGATGTCGTGGTGGAACGCCACGCCCGCAGCCTCGCGCGCGTGGCCGAGCTCGCCGCGGCGTCCGGTGCCGACGTGCGCGTGCCCACCGAGCTCGAGGTCGTCGGCGCCATCGGCGCCGCGGAGGAGCTCGTCGCCCGCGAGATCCGGCGGACCCCACCGCGTCGCCGGCTGCGGCTGTCCGCGATCGTGCCGCCGGTCGTCTCGATCCAGACCAGCCTCCTCCGCCCGGTCTGA